DNA sequence from the Treponema sp. OMZ 838 genome:
ACTGCTTGGTTCTGCGGTATACGATAAAGGAATGTTCAACCCCCTTCGTACGCTTCGCAACGCGGGCGGCATCCATCGCGGTGTTTCCCGCACCGAGGATCACGACGTTTTTCCCCAGCTTGAGCGTTTCGGGCGCTTGCTTCGCCTGTTCAAGGAATTCGATAACGTTTGCCGCCGCACCTTTTTCCAAAGTCAGCGCACTCTGCTTCCACGCGCCGATAGCAAACACAACATGGGTAAAGCCCTGTTTTTTCAGCACTTCAACGGAACGCTGTTCGCTGTTATACACGAAGGAGGCGCCGAAGGAAGATGCAAGCTCAACGTCCTGCCCGATCGACGCGGCAGGGATTCTGAACTCAGGAATGACGTACTGCACGATACCGCCAGCGCGCGCTTTCTTTTCAAATACGGTAACGTCCGCTCCGTCGCGGGTTAAGAAATAAGCGGCTGCAAGACCGGCAGGACCGGCTCCGATAACGGCAACCTTTGCTCCGTTTTTCTGCGCCGGTTTTTGTGTCTTTAGGTTTTGCTTCAAAGTTTCGATCGCATGGCGCGCCGCTTCGAGTTTAACGGCACGGATATGCACATGATCTTCATAGAAATTGCGGGTACAGCCGGTCATACAGCGGTGGTTACAAATCGTACCGGTGATGAACGGCAGCGGGTTTTTATCGGTGATAACACGGAGCGCTTCTTCGTATTTTTCCTCGCCGGTCAGCCTGATATAGGCGGGGATGTCCTGATTGATGGGACAGCCGGAAATACAGGGAGCTGCAAAGCAGTCGGCAAGCGGCACCTTTGCAGGAATCTTGAGGAACGCTTCGGGTTTGACCGATTTGCGATGGCGCGGGTTTTCAACAACGGCATTTGAAAGGCGGCGCAGTTTTTCCACATTGATGGAAAAATCCTTGTTAAACGGCTTGGCTGTCAACTCGCCGACGAGCTGCTGACAACGTGCATATCCGCCCGGCTTCAAAATCGTTGTTGCAATCGTAATGGGGCAAATTCCCGTTTCGTAAATATCGGCAATGTTAAAGTAGTCCGCACCGCCCGAATAGGAAATACGGAGCTTTCCGTTAAAGACTTCCGAGAGCTTCAGCGCAACGGCGATAGATAACGGGAACAGCGACCGCCCCGACATATACATTTCCTGTCCGGGCAGCTCCCCGCGGGCAATGTCTACGGGGAAGGTGTTGGTAATCTTAACCCCGAACATCAGTCCGCGCTTATCAGACTCCTGCAGCAAACGCTCAAGCATGGGTACCGCATCGCTGAACTGCAAATCATCTTTAAAATGATGATCGTCAAACTGAATATACTCATAGCCCATCTTGTTCATACGGTCGCGGGCAAACTCATAGCCGAGCAGTGTGGGGTTACACTTGATATAGGTATGGAGATGTTTTTCCGTGATGAGGTACATCGCGATGCGTTCGATTTCGGCAGGAGGACAGCCGTGCAAAGTGGAAAGCGTAATAGAGGTACACACCTGCGTCGGCAATCCGCTGAGGAAGGCTTCCGACACGGACGGGAACAAATCGGTATGGCTTAAAAGGTAGTCGGTACATTCCTTCCACACCGGCGTATTCGATGCGTTCCGCATCCCTTCGATAAAAGCGTCAACTTTCGGGGTCTTAATCCCTTCAAGATCGTAGCCGACGCTCATGTTAAAGATAAAACCGTCGGGGCTGCCGAGACCGTATTCCTGCGAAATCACTTTAAGCGCAAACCACGCCTTTACGTATTCGTCAAAAGCCTGCGGTACGCGCAGCTCGGTTGACCATTCGACATTGTAACATTCGTCCGCCGCATTGATACACGGCTTTGCAACCGGCAGGTCTTCTCCGTCTAACTTTTGCACAGTCTTTAGCTCGAAGAATCGGCAGCCCGCAGCATACGCAGCCACGATATTTTGCGCCAACTGTGTGTGCGGCCCCGCAGCCGGCCCGAGCGGGTTTTCAAACCGCTGCCCGAACAGCTCCAAATAGCGTTTGGAATCGGCGCGGTACAGTTTTTTAACGCCGAAAATCGTTCCTTCGGTTTGATACTCCGTTTTAATCCATTCCATCAAATTCTTGAATGGTATCGGGTTCATTCTATCACTCATACTCTATTTTCTCCCTTGTATCATCGTAAATTCGATACAAATGCAGTCCGAATAACTGCTCCGTTTGTATAAACAATCCCGGTATCCGGCAGATGCATACTCTTGTGAATACCGGTATTCTTAATTATGAATTCATAATTAAAGATGAATTTTTTCTACCTCTTCCTCAGTGAGACCGGTAACTTGCACTATCTTTTGAATAGGATCACCAAGCCGCTTTAAGATTTCGGCTGTTTCAAGTTTTGCTTGATGAGAACCTTTTTCTCGTTCATCCATCATGGCGGCAGACATAATTCGATATTCTTGCCGAGCTTGTTCACTGTTTTTTACTGCTTGGATCATATTTTCTATCCTCCCTGTAAAATCCGTTGTTACGATACCTGTCTTTACATATTTTAAGAAACCGCTTAAATCCTTATCATCAGTTTCATTAAAAGCATTTGCATTCAATATAATCTTTTTAGTACCATCTTGTAAGCAGATACTTTTATCTTCAATGCAGATATTTTCAAACGTATAAACAGGTTTGTTTTTTCCTATCATATCGAAAAGACAAATAAAAATAATGAAGCTATCACTCATCTTTTTGTATGAATAGCCTTTATCCAAAAAAGAAATATCAATTGCCGCCTGATAAAAGCGCATACGTTTCGCAAGATTATGCGTGTCTGCAACTTGCATTTCGATGTCGTAGAAAGTTCCCTTTTCATTTTGTACCGCTATGTCAAAACGTACCGATTTTGCTTGCTCATAAGTTGCAATACTGTATTGTGCCGCAAGAGCAGTAATCTTGCCGATTTTATCGGTTAAAATCATTTCAAGCAACTCTTTGCACAATCCTTCATTTTGCATAACTTTACAAAACATGAAATCGTCGGTTATGGTCAATCTATCAAAATCTTTAACCATAAGATCATCCTTTCTACATCTTCTATTCATAGCGGTGTGCACTGAGGAACTTACCTACAACCTCTTCCACAGGGCGGCGCTGACTTCCCGCGCTTTGGCAAAGACGGCTTCTTCGTCGGCGACGGTAACAACGCGATCTTTCATCAACACCTTGCCTGCCGCGATGGTCGTTACCACGTTACGGCCATTCATACCGAACAGAATGTGGCCGTTCGCGTTATCGCCATGGAGAGGTGTCAGCGGGTTATAGTCGGTAACGATTACGTCGGCATTCGCTCCCGCTTTCAAGACGCCAAGTTCACCATCAAAGTAGCGCGCGGCAATCTTTGCATTATTGGTAAACAGCATTTCAGGGATTTCCGTCCACGCGGCCGTGGCATCACAGGTGTTGTGCTTGTGCAGAATGTTCGCAACCTTGTACGATTCAAGCATATCGCTCGTATATCCGTCCGTCCCGAGCCCGATCAAAATGCCGCGCTTAAAGATTTCCAACACCGGCGGACAGCCGACTGCATTGCCCATATTCGATTCGGGGTTATGCACGACCATCGTATCGGTTTCTTTCAATAAATCCATTTCCAAAGGATTGATGTGGATACAGTGCACGGCAAAGGTGTTTTTACCGAGGATGTCAAAATCGTAGAGACGCTGTACAACCCGCTTCCCGTGTTTCTGCACCGAATCGAACACATCGGACATACCCTCCGCAACATGGATATGGTATCCTGCGCCCGCCGGAAGCTGAGAAGCGCAGTATTCGAGTGTTTTATCCGACAGTGTGAATGCGGCATGGAGCCCCATCATCGCTGCTTGCTTGGGATTTTTCTTCTTTTGACAAGCGCGGATAAATTCGGCATTTTCGGCAACCGCTTTTTTCATCTCTGCCTCGCCGTTCCGGTCGGAAACTTCATAGCAAAGGTTTACCCGCAAACCGAGCTCTTCGGCAACATCCGCAAGGGTAAAAAGACTCCCCGTTGTTTCGCCGTAGCTTGCATGATGGTCAAAAACCGTCGTTACGCCGTTTTTAATACAGTCGATCAGCGTCGTGTAAGCGCTGTACTTTGTATCCTCTAAAAGAAGGTTATTATCAAGATGCCACCACATCCCTTCCAAAATGTCCAAGAAATTCTGCGGATTGTAATTTTTTAATGCAATGCCGCGGGCAAAAGCGCTATAAATATGATGATGCGTGTTAATAAAGGCAGGCATGATGCACCGCTTTTTTGCATCGATATATTCCGCTGCGGGGTACTTTGCCCGCAATTCGGCATCGGCGCCGACTTCTTTGATTGAACTTCCCTCAATGCAAACACAGCCGTTTTCGATAAAAGGCTTGTTCGGATCGCGGGTGATAAGCATACCGTTTCCAACTAATAACATAGAATTAACCCTCCGCTGATGTTTGTACTCTTTTCAGTATCCCATAGAATCGGAGAAAACGCAAGAAAAAAACTAAAAATATTTTGGAAGGCCTAAATTTTTTTATGATTAACTGATTCTCCGCACGAATCAATATCGCTCTACAGCTGCCAGCATTCGGTAAGCCACTGCTGTACTGCCCTGAAGCGTTCAAGCATTTTATCGTGATGCCCGAACGGATCGAACACAACGGTTGTATGTGCTATCTGTATTCTAAGCGCCTGATGTACTTCTGCTGCGTATTTTGGCGCATTCTCTAACCGGTTGCCGTGTTTTCCGCCCTCTCTCTTTCCGTTCAGCAAATAGACAGCGGCATTGCTATGCAAAACTTTGTGTTCACGGCAGTATTCCGGAAATCCGGGATACCAAAACGAACCGCAAAGGGAAAATATGTACGGTATATCGGTATATTCGAATAAACTCCACACGGCAGCTAAGCCACCGAGGGAATGGCCCCCATATGCAAGCCTCGAATCGTCAAGGGGATATTTAGTTTTGAGTTCGGGCAGTAGTGTCTTGAACAATAGATGATGATATTCCGCGCCCTTGCCGCCAAAAGGAGAACAATCGGTGCGGAATGACTCGGCAGCCCATGGTGTATAGTCGTCAAATCGGTTGCGTGCGTGCAGCCCGAACAAGAAAATACTCGGGGCAAGTGACTCCAGATATTCAATCTGTCCGTCGTTGACAAAAACCGCAGGATAACGGTACTGCAGGTTATATTCTGCAGGTTCCGACACGGTAATGTCTATACCGGACAGACTGATATGGTTCGTTATATCGCGTTTCGTACTGAAGCTACTTCCGCAGGAAGGCATCAACAGCTTCCAAGGCATTCAGCACAGCCGTACCATAGTCCATCAGCTCATCATAAGAAATCGTCATAATTTTATGCTGAGCAATAGCGGGTACGTCAACTAGTACTACATTTGCTTGCAAAGACGAAACCGCATTTGCGTCTAATTTTTTATTCCGGTCGCTCGTTACATAGATGATCAGTTCAGGATTCATAGTTATCAGATTTTCTGTCGTAAGCCCTGACGTACCCGTTGCAATATTGGTATAACCGAGTACATTCAGGAGACTTTCTTGCAATGCAGATTTATACGCCCCGAACGTTGTGCCATTATATGCACACATAATAAGCGCCTTCTTAAAAGAAGTCCCCTTTGTTGAAATATGTTGCAGCACAGCATTCAAACGTTGTTCGAGTTGCTTTGCATACGCTTCTGCCTTGTCCTGTACATTAAAAATAATGCCAAGATTTCTCACATCTTCGATAATATTTTGAAGGTCTTGCTTGATATTTAAAACCGAAGCTTTTTGTGCATATATCGGGATACCGTTTTCATTCCAAAAGCCCACCGTACCCAAAGACTTTTCGGAAAACATCATGTTTCTACCGAGCACTGCATCCGGTTCATACGAAAATACCACTTCCCGGGAAACGGTTTTCTTATTCCCGATATGAGGGATAGAATCGATCGCTTTCTTATGCTTACCGGTCACTGCATTATCCGGATCCAGCATACCGATAATACGATCCTGCAAGCCGAGTTCAATCAGCATTTCCGTCATTGAAAGATTATTGGTAATAACCTTTTTAGGCGCTTGCTTAAAGACCTGTGTTATTACTTTGCCATCTTTGTCATAGGTGGTAACGCTGACCGGATATGCCGTTTCCGCACTCACTGCGGCAGCAAGAAAAAGAGCCAATGCAATACTAATACATTGCTTCATTTGAATAACCTCCTGAGAGTTGTGTGACTCTCTAAAAACTGAGATATAGATTTTTAGAGATGCCGATGTCTTTTCTATCTATCAAAGATAGCATAGCCAAAGATATTATAGCGGCCCCCTATAGTGAATCATCGCCTGCGAATCCTCTGTCCAGCTGATATTGCAGCGAACACCGTAGATCGTCAGCATGGATTCTTCGGTAATAGTTGTGCGAGGACTTCCTTCATATAAAATATCCCCGTCTTTCATCAAATACAAATAATCCGAATACCGGCATGCCAACTGTATATCGTGCAGCACAGCCAGTACGTTAATCCGTAAATCTTTTACAATCTGCAATATCTCCAGCTGATATTTTATATCCAAATGGTTGGTCGGTTCATCCAGCAATAAGAGAGAAGGTTGCTGAGCGATTGCACGGGCAAGCACAACCCGCTGTTTTTCTCCCCCTGATAGCGATTGATACGGCTGATCTTTTCGAGTCAACATCCCGACCTTTGCCAGTGCATCCTGTATAATGGTAAAATCCTCTTCCCGTTCGGTTTGCATAAAGCGGATATGAGGTGTCCGCCCCAGCATCACAATATCCTGTACCGAACAGTTGAAATTCAGCGTATTAAATTGTGCGACAACCGCCATTTCCTTTGCCGAATCCTTGAGGCGGACAGTACGGATGTCTTTTCCGTCAAGATACACGGCCCCTGAGTCCGGTTTGATAATCCGGTAGATATTTTTTAAAAGCGTCGTCTTACCGCACCCGTTTGGGCCAAGTATCGTATAAAATTTATGCCCGTCCGCATGGAGCGATATACCTCGTAAAATTTCTTTATGAGCGATACTGCAGTGGACATCCTTGCACATCAAATCCATATTACTGCCCTGCTCCCCGTTGATGCTTTGCAACAATAAAGATAAAAAAGGGAGCTCCAACCAATGCGGTGAATATCCCGATCGGCAATTCCGCATTTTGAATCAATATTCGCGCACATACATCCGCCCAGATAATAAAAAGCGCACCCAAGAGTGCTGCGACGGGAAAGAGTCTACGATGGTTTGCTCCCACAAGTGCACGGGCAATATGCGGGGTAATCAGCCCAACAAACCCGATGATACCACAGACAGACACCAATACACCGGTTATTACTGCAATGACTGCCATAAAAAGATACCGATAGAAGTAGAGCGAAATTCCCAACGTTATCGCGACTTCATCGCCCATCATCATTGCATTAAAAACGCGGTACTGTAAGAAGAAAAAAAATACGAAAGGCTGACTACGAGCAGCGGTAACGGGAGTGATGACCATGAAGTACCGGCAAGAGAACCCATTGTCCAAAACTTAACCGTCATAATACTGTCAGAATTTGCCCCAATTGAAATGATAAAATTGGCAAACGCCGTAAACAGGGCATTTACCACGGTACCTGATAAGATGAGACTTGTCGTGGTCATCTTTCGCTGTGATGAAGCGATGATCAGCACCAATACGGTCGCGGCAATCGCGCCGAGAAAGGCTCCAAGCCCTACGGCAGAAATAAAGCCGAGAATGATACTGACAACAGCCCCGAATGTCGCACCGGCAGAAATACCCAAAATGTACGGTTCGGAAATCGGGTTGTTGACCGTTGCCTGCATAACGCATCCGCAAACGGCAAGCCCTGTACCGGTAAAAAACCCGAGTAAAACCCGCGGTACACGCATATTCCATACAATCGCAATAGCAGCGTTTGAAAGACCGGTCAGTAAATTGGGGGCAACTGCTTTTCCCAGCATAATCCGGTACGTATTTGCCAATCCGATTTTAACAGGGCCGAGCGAAACAGCAATAAATATAGAAAAAACCGTTATCGCTATCAGGAATAAAAATAAAACAAGATATTTTACTGTTTCAACAGAGAATTTTTTTTGCAGCATCAATGTATTCCTCTTGTTTACCCCGGTTTACAAACTGGTGCTGTTATAGCATATTTTAATACATTCTGCAAGAAGTTTACCTCCCGGCATTCCATGGGACATCATTCGTCGCAAACGTGTATCCCATCCCATCTTTTATTATTGCTTATTTTTTGAGTAGCCTTTTTAAAAACTGAGTTCCATGTTCTACTTATCTCCCCCTCTTTACCGATTCTTCATTTCTATACTAATATAGAGCTTATAAAATAGAGATCTTACAAACAGAGAGGAGTAATACTATGGGATTGATAACAGCGGCGCTTAGCGCGGTAGGCGGCGGTTTAGCGGATCAGTGGCTTGAGGTTGTCGAAGCGGATGATATGGGTGAGGGCATTGTACTCGCAAAGGGTGTTCCGGTGCGCACTGATAAGCGTAACAGAAATACCAAAGGTTCAAGCGATGTAATTTCTAATGGGTCGATTATCCATGTTAATCAAAATCAGTTTATGATGCTGGTAGACGGCGGAAAAATTATCGACTACACGGCGGAACCGGGATATTTCAAGGTTGACAACAGTTCGGCTCCCTCTCTTTTCAGCGGCAGCTTCGGCGATGCTTTAAAAGAAACGTTCAGCCGTTTTAAATTCGGCGGAACAACACCGATGAAGCAGGAAGTCTTCTATATCAATTTGCAGGAAATCAAGGGGATTAAGTTCGGTACGCCCAATCCGCTCCAGTATTTTGATAATTTCTATAATGCAGAACTTTTTTTGCGGGCGTTCGGAAATTACTCCATCAAGATAACCGATCCCATCAAATTCTTTAAAGAAGCTTGTCCCCGAAATGCAACGCATGTACATATCGATGAAATCAACGAGCAGTATTTAACCGAATTTTTGGAGGCATTGCAGGCGGCTATCAGTCAAATGTCGATGGAAGGCGAGCGGATTTCGTTTATTCCGTCAAAGGGAACGATCCTCAGTAAGCACATGTCACAGATTCTCGATGATTCGTGGAAAGATCTGCGCGGTATGGAGGTGCTGGCAGTCGGTATCGCAAGCATCACGTATGACGACAGCTCCAAAGAACTCATCAATATGAGAAACAAAGGGGCAATGCTCGGCGATCCTTCTATCCGTGAAGGTTATGTGCAGGGTTCTATTGCGCGGGGTATGGAAGCAGCAGGTTCCAATCAGGCAGGCGCCGGTATGGCATTTATGGGCATGGGAATGGGCATGAACGCAGGCGGAAACTTTATGGGACAGGCAAGCCAAACCAATATGCAGCAAATGCACATGCAGCAAGCAGCTCAACAACAGGCTGGGCAGCAAACCGCCGCGGCGGGACAAGCCGCTCAAGGAAAAGCGGCAGGCGAATGGTTCTGCACCGAATGCGGACACAAGAACACCGGTAAATTCTGCGCGGAATGCGGCACGCCGAAACCCGCAGGAAATAATTGCCCTTCATGCGGCGCAGAAGTTAAACCCGGAACAAAATTCTGTTCCGAGTGCGGCGCTAAACTGTAGGAAACAACTATGAGTGTAATAAACTACAAATGCCCCGCATGCGGGGCGCCGATTGAGTTTAATCCGCGATTGGGCAAATTTAAATGCGGATACTGTTTTACCGAGCATACGGAAGAAGAGCTGACTGCCTATCTCGAAAAACTGCAAGCTAAAACTGCTGCAGCAGACGAAAGCGCCGGTGATGCTTCTGCCGGTAATAATGCCGCAACAGAGTCCGGTACGAGAAATGACAGCGGAGAAAACACCGACAAAGATACCGCTTCCGGCAACAGCAGCGAAACAGGCGGACAAACCGTTAAGGTATACCAATGCGCTAATTGCGGCGCGGAAGTTGTTGCGGGCGACACCTCAACGGCGGCCTTTTGCTACTACTGCCACAGCCCGGTCGTTATAACCGACCGGCTCAAGGGCAATTTTAAACCCGACCGCATTATCCCGTTTAAGGTTGATAAAAAGACCGCTGTGCAGAAATTTCTGGAATGGGCGGGCAAAAAGAAATTTACCCCCAAAGGCTTTACGAGCGAAATGCAGCAGGAAAAAATCACCGGCATTTACCTTCCGTATTGGCAAGCGGACATCGATGCAAAGGTTGACTACCATGCGGTCGGTGTGAACGTTACCCGCTGGTCAAGCGGAGACCGAGACTATGTAAAAACCGATAAATACAAAATCGACCGCACCGGTGATATTGCCGTAAACAACCTACAAAAGCTTGCATTTTCAAAAATCGACGAATCGTTACTCAACAGCATTACTCCCTACGATGAAGCGGAGATGAAAAATTTTTCCGCAGGGTATTTGGCAGGTTTCTTTGCCGAACAATACACCGAAGATAAAGAAGCAATAAAACCTGCGTTAATGACACAAGCAAAACAAACCACAACGGCACTTATCAAAGAGTCAACATCGTGTACTCATTTTGAATCGGAAAAAGATTCAACCGCGTATTCCGTCCGCGATCAACGGTATGTGTTACTCCCCTCGTGGATTCTTACCTACATCTATCACGGTAAGCCGTATGTATTTGCCGTAAACGGACAAACCGGTACAACCTGCGGCGAACTGCCGCTGGATAAGGCAAAAGCAGCACTGACATCGGGGCTTCTCGGCATCGTATTCGGTGCGCTCATGTTCTTAGGAGGGATGTTTATATGGTAACGATGATAACGCCGGTATGTTCAAAAAAATACGCCTATAAAAAACTGTTCGCTATAACGCTTTTTTGCTGTTTTCTCCCCCTTATACTTCTTTATGCAGAGACGAGCACTTCGGACGAGGCTGATTGGAGCGAAACCGAATGGGATGCAGACGAACTTTTTATTCCGGTAGAACAATTTGCCGGGAACCCGGTCGTCGATATGGCGGGCATTCTGACTCTCAGCGAACAACAGGAAATAGCGGCACGCTTTACGGAATTTTCCGAAAGCCTCAAAACGGATGCGTCAGTGGTACTGGTTCCCGACACCGGTGATTTGACGGCGGAAGCATACGCAGATGATTTCTTTGATTACGGCGGCTACGGCTACGGAGAAGACCGCGATGGAATCTTGCTATTAATCGTAACGGGATACGGCGACGGCAACGGAAGAAAAGCGCATATTTCAACCTCAGGTAAGCGTACTATCAATACCGTTACCGATTCCCGTATTGATGATCTGCTCGATGCACTCATCGACGGAGGAGCAGCGGATGGAAATTATGCCGCCGGTATCAATGCATATATCGATGAACTGCACACCATAATCCAATCACCGGAACAAGCGGCCGCCACAAAGCTGAAAAACAGCATCTTATTTGCCCTCGGCACCGGCGTTTTCGTGTTTTTAATCAGCTTCTTGGTTTTATTAAAACGCTATAAAATCGCCGGTGCAAAACCGTACTATAATCGAGCGAAACAAACACAGGTACACTTTGCTTCTACGGACGACCCGCTCATCAGCACCAATACAATAAGCACCGTACGGCCTAAAAACAAATCAAGCGAAAGCTCCACCCATACATCTTCGAGCGGGCGCTCACACGGCGGCGGCGGCAGATCGTTTTAAGTTTTAAGCAGGTACCTTTCGGGCATCTTAAAAAACTCAAGGTTAGTTTTTAGAGGTGAGCTTTGCTTACCGGTTTTCCTTAGATTTAATTTGTGATCGGCATTAGGAGCGCACTTTACAATGGATACACAAAACACGGAACTTTTACAAGCGGGATTGGCCGCATTACATATTGAAGACCGGCAAGACAAACTGGCAGAGATGTTAACGAGATATATTCGCGAACTTGAAACGTTTAATGCCGCATTTAATTTGATAAAGGTACAAAACACTCAAGAGCTGATTATCAAGCATATCCTCGACAGTCTTGCGCCGTGGGAAGCATTAGCGCACCGGCTCGATTCATACAAACGCGAAGACACCTGTACTATTGCGGATATCGGTTCCGGGGCGGGGCTGCCGGGAATTCCGCTTGCATGTCTGTTTTTACTTAAAGATCCCAGCATTAAATTTACGTTAATAGAGCGGATGCACAAACGATGCGCTGTTTTGGAAAACGTACAAGCCATGCTGGGATTGACCAACACCGCCGTGCTGGAATCCGAAGCGGAAAAAGCTCCTGCCGATTATTTTGATATTGCCGTATTCCGAGCGTTTCGGCCGCTTGACCGCGCAATGCTTGCTACCCTGCAAAAACGAATTCGCAGTACCGGTATCTTAGCTGCCTACAAAGGAAAGCTCACTGCAATTGAAGAAGAGATGCAGGCATTGGGCGCTCATAAACCGGACTATCAGGTGATACCGGTACAAACACCCTTTTATGACGCGGAACGGAATCTCGTTATCATCCCTAAGTGCCGCGAGGATGATTAATAGATCAGTTCTCCCGAATAATACCGATGTTCCTTATCCTCTTCCGTAATGCACAGCGCCCCATCCGGAGCGATACCGGTAAGAATGCCTTCGATAATATCGTCTTCCTGTTGCCCGCGCATAAAGCGAACCATAGAGCCTCGCTTCCAAAGCCGGCGGCTGATTTCTTCATTCCAATCGCGGCAACTAAGACATTCCTGTATTTGAGTCAGCAGCGCAGGAATAAACACTTCAAACGTGGGGCATTTATCCGCGCCGATAATCATTGCAAGCGAAGTTGCCGTGTGTTCTATACTCCGCAAAAAAGCCGTTTGAAGCAGGTTGATACCGACACCGGCAAGAACACAGCCGCCCGCGCTTTCGCACAGGATGCCGGCAGTTTTTTTACCGTTGATCAAGATATCATTCGGCCACTTAACGGCAGTCCGTACGCCGGAAGGCAAAAAAGAATCGAGTGTTAGACTAGCGGCTAAGCCTATCCGCAGCGTAAAATCGGTGGATGCGGGCTGCCTCAAAATGAGTGTACCGAGCAGGTTTTCCCCTGCAGGGGAAAACCATTGCCGGCCGGACATGCGGCCGCGACCTT
Encoded proteins:
- a CDS encoding biotin--[acetyl-CoA-carboxylase] ligase; translated protein: MIPQQRRETTTIQNPFKAPVYYYARTDSTLQAARECLADGCPDGTFIYAGYQTEGRGRMSGRQWFSPAGENLLGTLILRQPASTDFTLRIGLAASLTLDSFLPSGVRTAVKWPNDILINGKKTAGILCESAGGCVLAGVGINLLQTAFLRSIEHTATSLAMIIGADKCPTFEVFIPALLTQIQECLSCRDWNEEISRRLWKRGSMVRFMRGQQEDDIIEGILTGIAPDGALCITEEDKEHRYYSGELIY
- a CDS encoding TPM domain-containing protein produces the protein MVTMITPVCSKKYAYKKLFAITLFCCFLPLILLYAETSTSDEADWSETEWDADELFIPVEQFAGNPVVDMAGILTLSEQQEIAARFTEFSESLKTDASVVLVPDTGDLTAEAYADDFFDYGGYGYGEDRDGILLLIVTGYGDGNGRKAHISTSGKRTINTVTDSRIDDLLDALIDGGAADGNYAAGINAYIDELHTIIQSPEQAAATKLKNSILFALGTGVFVFLISFLVLLKRYKIAGAKPYYNRAKQTQVHFASTDDPLISTNTISTVRPKNKSSESSTHTSSSGRSHGGGGRSF
- a CDS encoding SPFH domain-containing protein is translated as MGLITAALSAVGGGLADQWLEVVEADDMGEGIVLAKGVPVRTDKRNRNTKGSSDVISNGSIIHVNQNQFMMLVDGGKIIDYTAEPGYFKVDNSSAPSLFSGSFGDALKETFSRFKFGGTTPMKQEVFYINLQEIKGIKFGTPNPLQYFDNFYNAELFLRAFGNYSIKITDPIKFFKEACPRNATHVHIDEINEQYLTEFLEALQAAISQMSMEGERISFIPSKGTILSKHMSQILDDSWKDLRGMEVLAVGIASITYDDSSKELINMRNKGAMLGDPSIREGYVQGSIARGMEAAGSNQAGAGMAFMGMGMGMNAGGNFMGQASQTNMQQMHMQQAAQQQAGQQTAAAGQAAQGKAAGEWFCTECGHKNTGKFCAECGTPKPAGNNCPSCGAEVKPGTKFCSECGAKL
- the rsmG gene encoding 16S rRNA (guanine(527)-N(7))-methyltransferase RsmG, which encodes MDTQNTELLQAGLAALHIEDRQDKLAEMLTRYIRELETFNAAFNLIKVQNTQELIIKHILDSLAPWEALAHRLDSYKREDTCTIADIGSGAGLPGIPLACLFLLKDPSIKFTLIERMHKRCAVLENVQAMLGLTNTAVLESEAEKAPADYFDIAVFRAFRPLDRAMLATLQKRIRSTGILAAYKGKLTAIEEEMQALGAHKPDYQVIPVQTPFYDAERNLVIIPKCREDD